One Streptomyces sp. ML-6 genomic region harbors:
- a CDS encoding YafY family protein yields MRASRLVSALLLLQTRGRMTARELADALEVSVRTVYRDMEALGASGIPLYGESGPDGGYRLLEGYRTRLTGLTTDEAGALFLTGLPDAAADLGLGAVAAEARLKLSAALSPELRERAEQSRQRIHVDIPGWYQDAEETPRLAAVVSAVWGRRRVRIRYERWATPHEAIRTIDPYGVVLKAGRWYLVAGSARGVRTYRVSRINELEPLTETFTRPAGFDLAAHWHEYLATFDARRFLDEAVLRLSAEAFAGIGQVLEPAAARAATESAELGADGWTQVVVPIESAERALPALLSLGAGAEVVGPSALREKMRRTLTEMLARYEDGLPARE; encoded by the coding sequence GTGCGAGCGAGCCGGTTGGTGAGTGCCCTGTTGCTCCTGCAGACGCGCGGCCGGATGACCGCGCGGGAACTGGCGGACGCCCTGGAGGTGTCGGTACGCACCGTCTACCGGGACATGGAGGCACTCGGCGCCTCCGGCATCCCGCTGTACGGCGAATCCGGGCCGGACGGCGGATACCGGCTGCTGGAGGGGTACCGGACCCGGCTCACCGGACTCACCACGGACGAGGCCGGGGCCCTGTTTCTGACCGGTCTGCCCGACGCGGCGGCCGATCTCGGCCTCGGTGCCGTGGCGGCGGAGGCGCGGCTGAAGCTGTCCGCGGCACTGTCGCCCGAGCTGCGCGAGCGTGCCGAACAGTCCCGGCAACGGATCCATGTCGACATCCCCGGCTGGTACCAGGACGCCGAGGAGACCCCTCGGCTGGCCGCGGTGGTGAGTGCGGTGTGGGGCCGGCGGCGCGTGCGGATCCGGTACGAACGTTGGGCCACCCCGCACGAGGCGATCAGGACCATCGACCCCTACGGAGTGGTCCTCAAGGCCGGCCGCTGGTACCTGGTGGCCGGGTCCGCACGCGGCGTGCGAACCTACCGGGTGTCCCGGATCAACGAACTGGAGCCCCTGACCGAGACGTTCACCCGGCCTGCCGGATTCGACCTGGCGGCCCACTGGCACGAGTACCTGGCGACCTTCGACGCGCGCCGCTTCCTGGACGAGGCGGTGCTGCGCCTGTCGGCCGAGGCGTTCGCGGGCATCGGGCAGGTACTCGAACCGGCGGCGGCCCGTGCCGCCACGGAGTCGGCGGAACTCGGTGCGGACGGTTGGACACAGGTGGTCGTCCCCATCGAGTCCGCCGAACGGGCGCTCCCCGCACTGCTGTCACTGGGCGCGGGGGCGGAGGTGGTGGGGCCGTCGGCATTGCGGGAGAAGATGCGGCGCACACTGACCGAAATGCTTGCCCGGTACGAGGACGGACTCCCGGCGCGGGAATGA
- a CDS encoding GntR family transcriptional regulator — protein sequence MSNRRRAAPIYLQLARRIQDRIDCGDLPAGSRLPSEPELCAQFGVNRLTVRQAMAELERAASVEIRRGVGTFVRGPVVRMSITVDPRSQRFDLGSLTTAVPHRTAATDDTGAASTNATVEGSERIVAVTPAPEAPVDLDAAVQLRREAGELTRLDSLIALGSEPWGVSSYWIDSRLLPQELSAPGYVENVVRVLASSTGIVLEYDWRAFSAVGADIGDADLLGVPAGSPLLVREGVSCTPEGEPVLYVRRRINGERARFVLNFRGTDTS from the coding sequence GTGTCGAACCGCAGAAGAGCCGCCCCGATCTACCTGCAGCTCGCCCGGCGGATCCAGGACCGGATCGACTGCGGCGACCTCCCCGCCGGTTCCAGACTGCCCAGCGAACCTGAGCTGTGCGCCCAGTTCGGCGTCAACCGGCTGACCGTCCGCCAGGCCATGGCCGAACTCGAGCGCGCCGCCTCCGTCGAGATCCGCCGGGGAGTGGGAACGTTCGTCCGCGGGCCCGTGGTACGCATGTCGATCACTGTCGATCCGCGGAGCCAGCGCTTCGACCTGGGCAGCCTGACCACTGCCGTACCCCACCGGACGGCCGCCACCGACGACACCGGTGCCGCGAGCACCAACGCCACCGTGGAGGGAAGCGAGCGGATCGTCGCGGTCACTCCTGCCCCGGAAGCACCGGTCGACCTGGACGCCGCGGTCCAGCTGCGACGCGAGGCGGGCGAACTCACCCGCCTGGACAGTCTGATCGCCCTCGGGAGCGAGCCCTGGGGCGTCAGCAGCTACTGGATCGACTCACGTCTTCTGCCCCAGGAGCTGTCCGCCCCGGGGTATGTCGAGAACGTCGTCCGCGTCCTGGCCTCCAGCACAGGAATCGTCCTGGAATACGACTGGCGGGCGTTCAGCGCCGTCGGAGCCGACATCGGGGACGCGGACCTTCTGGGCGTCCCCGCAGGCAGCCCGCTGCTCGTCCGCGAAGGCGTCAGCTGCACCCCTGAGGGAGAGCCCGTGCTCTACGTACGACGCCGGATCAACGGCGAGCGCGCCCGTTTCGTGCTCAACTTCCGTGGAACGGATACGAGCTGA
- a CDS encoding tyrosine-protein phosphatase, whose protein sequence is MPLLNFRDPARIADPEGVLMRRGVLYRSAQPHPAADARTVRELQSHGIRVVIDLRSPEECQEEWAAVEAAGITVVAAPIAPDDDDAIAGPGISALRTSADLGRFYADLAASAPDAVAAAVRAAAGPGAALIHCAAGKDRTGLLTALLLELVGAPDDKIADDYVRTSEALPEIFAALAARHPIALNTADDADTAVADGSRDARRAAARGVVPAPLLQAPREAIEVFLQTVRSRHGNAEGFLLSCGVESAVIDAFRAKAALSSSVTVG, encoded by the coding sequence ATGCCCCTGCTCAACTTCCGTGACCCTGCCCGCATCGCCGACCCCGAGGGCGTCCTGATGCGCCGCGGGGTCCTCTACCGTTCCGCGCAGCCCCATCCCGCGGCGGACGCCCGGACCGTCCGGGAACTCCAGTCCCACGGTATCCGTGTCGTCATCGACCTGCGCAGCCCCGAGGAGTGCCAGGAGGAATGGGCGGCCGTGGAAGCCGCCGGCATCACCGTCGTCGCCGCCCCCATCGCCCCCGATGACGACGACGCGATCGCCGGGCCCGGCATCTCCGCTCTGCGCACCTCCGCGGACCTCGGAAGGTTCTATGCCGACCTCGCCGCATCCGCCCCCGACGCCGTCGCCGCCGCGGTACGGGCGGCAGCGGGGCCGGGCGCGGCACTCATCCACTGCGCCGCCGGCAAGGACCGCACCGGTCTGCTGACGGCGCTGCTCCTGGAACTCGTGGGGGCGCCCGACGACAAGATCGCCGACGACTACGTCCGTACCTCCGAGGCGCTTCCCGAGATCTTCGCGGCTCTCGCCGCCCGGCATCCCATCGCCCTGAACACCGCCGATGACGCCGACACCGCCGTCGCCGACGGCAGTCGGGATGCGCGACGGGCCGCGGCCAGGGGTGTCGTCCCCGCTCCGCTGCTCCAGGCCCCGCGCGAGGCGATCGAGGTCTTCCTGCAGACCGTGCGCTCGCGCCACGGCAACGCCGAAGGCTTCCTGCTGAGCTGCGGAGTGGAGTCCGCGGTCATCGACGCCTTCCGGGCCAAGGCCGCCCTGTCCTCGTCCGTCACCGTCGGCTGA
- a CDS encoding MFS transporter encodes MTGTLRKTPPPAPATGSAAPVRPAADEQHAPRRVVAGLVFTELLIGIGFAMPLVASLSLKVNEVAPHARESVLASVIAAGAVASFILNPVFGHLSDRTTGRFGRRRPWILGGLVAGLPAAAVMATATSAVQLGLGWVLAQAAYNAALAALAAVIADRIPASQQATVSGLFGAAQFASVFPAFLLIGLIPHNTTLLLIIPGVAGAAGAFVSWALLRGDEAVPASERRPVSLRSVFTSLLFDPRTSPAFTAVWLQRFLLQGANALIGTFGLYYLMSRLQMSTAEAAALVSATGMLAVVGNVVSAAVFGKLASRTGAYRAFVVASGLLMALSMAIKMLSASVWPIYFSTAIAAIGLGAFYAVDMALVLRVMPTSADAARWLGVFNIAKALPQSIAPLLAPVLLALGTDPIGPAAGDKNYFALYLGGTLAALAAVALTPLIRHPGLARD; translated from the coding sequence ATGACCGGCACACTGCGCAAGACTCCTCCTCCCGCACCAGCCACCGGATCCGCTGCCCCCGTCCGTCCTGCCGCGGACGAGCAGCACGCTCCGCGGCGGGTCGTGGCCGGGCTGGTCTTCACCGAGCTGCTGATCGGAATCGGGTTCGCCATGCCCCTGGTGGCCTCCCTCAGCCTGAAGGTCAACGAGGTCGCCCCGCACGCCAGAGAGAGTGTGCTGGCCTCCGTCATCGCCGCCGGGGCCGTCGCCTCCTTCATCCTCAACCCGGTCTTCGGCCACCTGTCCGACCGCACGACCGGGCGCTTCGGCAGGCGCCGGCCATGGATTCTCGGCGGTCTCGTCGCCGGGCTTCCCGCCGCCGCGGTGATGGCCACGGCGACCTCCGCCGTCCAGCTGGGGCTGGGCTGGGTCCTCGCCCAGGCCGCCTACAACGCGGCACTGGCCGCGCTCGCGGCCGTGATCGCCGACCGCATACCGGCATCACAACAGGCCACGGTGTCCGGCCTGTTCGGAGCCGCACAGTTCGCCTCCGTCTTCCCCGCCTTCCTCCTCATCGGCCTCATCCCCCACAACACCACCCTCCTGCTGATCATCCCCGGCGTGGCCGGTGCCGCGGGCGCCTTCGTCTCATGGGCACTTCTGCGGGGCGACGAGGCCGTCCCCGCGAGCGAACGGCGCCCGGTGAGCCTGCGCTCGGTCTTCACCAGCCTGCTGTTCGACCCCCGTACCTCCCCGGCGTTCACGGCGGTGTGGCTGCAGCGCTTCCTGCTCCAGGGCGCCAACGCCCTGATCGGCACCTTCGGCCTCTACTACCTGATGTCCCGGCTGCAGATGTCGACCGCCGAGGCCGCTGCCCTCGTCTCGGCCACCGGCATGCTCGCCGTCGTCGGCAACGTCGTCTCCGCGGCGGTGTTCGGGAAACTGGCCTCACGCACCGGTGCCTACCGGGCCTTCGTCGTCGCCTCCGGCCTGCTGATGGCTCTCTCGATGGCCATCAAGATGCTGTCCGCGTCCGTATGGCCGATCTACTTCTCCACCGCCATCGCGGCCATCGGGCTCGGAGCCTTCTACGCCGTCGACATGGCCCTCGTCCTGCGCGTCATGCCCACCAGCGCCGACGCCGCCCGCTGGCTGGGGGTGTTCAACATCGCCAAAGCCCTGCCCCAGTCCATCGCCCCCCTGCTCGCTCCCGTCCTCCTCGCCCTGGGCACGGATCCCATCGGACCGGCGGCCGGCGACAAGAACTACTTCGCCCTCTACCTCGGCGGAACCCTCGCCGCACTCGCGGCCGTGGCCCTCACCCCGCTCATCCGGCACCCCGGCCTCGCCCGCGACTGA
- a CDS encoding glycoside hydrolase family 3 N-terminal domain-containing protein gives MTSRLRHHDGTPFRDLNHNGTMEPYEDPRLPVDERVEDLLARMTLDEKAGQMCHGRMAAGDNGFMPSGADLIADRHITHFAMVQVPSADAMATWNNHVQDLAAATRLGIPVTLSSDPRHGFTANPMTAHTDGGFSPGPEPIGLAATDDPALVEEFAGAIARELRAVGIRVALHPMADLATEPRWARISGTFGEDADRAARMLSAYIRGMQGDTLGPDSVACMTKHFPGHGPQAGGEDSHFAYGKYQAFPGDNLEYHLKPWEAAFAAGTAQVMPCYSIPAGSGLPEVAANFNREVITGLLRGRYGFDGVVCTDFNSLSGMEIPGIVQLPPRNWGVEHLSLADQVLLQLDAGVDQLGGETRPDWIVEAVRSGAVDEARIDTSVRRILRDKFRLGLFDDPYVDVDAARALVGAPETRRLGRHAQQRSLVQLTERAQVLAELPSQPALYVENVVPEVAARYGRPVARPEEADLAVLRLTAPYEAREGFLEQHFHAGSLEFPAAELSRLQALCETVPTVLDVHLDRPAVLTGLDTAAALLVGSFGADDDLVLDLALGRSVARGSLPFDLPSSMQAIENSREDVPFDTAEPLFRCGHRATD, from the coding sequence ATGACCTCCCGCCTCCGCCACCACGACGGCACACCGTTCCGCGACCTCAACCACAACGGCACCATGGAGCCCTACGAGGACCCCCGTCTGCCCGTCGACGAACGCGTCGAGGATCTCCTGGCCAGGATGACCCTCGATGAGAAGGCCGGCCAGATGTGCCACGGCCGGATGGCGGCCGGCGACAACGGCTTCATGCCGTCCGGCGCCGACCTCATCGCCGACCGCCACATCACCCACTTCGCCATGGTCCAGGTGCCTTCCGCCGACGCCATGGCCACGTGGAACAACCACGTCCAGGACCTCGCCGCCGCCACCCGCCTCGGCATCCCCGTAACCCTCTCCTCGGACCCCCGCCACGGCTTCACCGCCAACCCCATGACCGCCCACACCGACGGCGGCTTCAGCCCCGGCCCCGAACCGATCGGCCTGGCCGCCACCGACGACCCCGCCCTCGTCGAGGAATTCGCCGGGGCCATCGCCCGGGAACTGCGCGCCGTGGGAATCCGCGTGGCCCTCCACCCGATGGCCGACCTCGCCACCGAACCCCGCTGGGCCCGCATCAGCGGCACCTTCGGCGAGGACGCCGACCGCGCCGCGCGGATGCTCTCCGCCTACATCCGGGGCATGCAGGGCGACACCCTGGGGCCGGACAGCGTGGCCTGCATGACCAAGCACTTCCCCGGCCACGGCCCCCAGGCCGGCGGCGAGGACTCGCACTTCGCCTACGGCAAGTACCAGGCCTTCCCCGGCGACAACCTCGAATACCACCTCAAGCCCTGGGAAGCCGCCTTCGCCGCCGGCACCGCCCAGGTCATGCCCTGCTACTCCATCCCCGCCGGCAGCGGCCTCCCGGAAGTCGCCGCGAACTTCAACCGTGAGGTCATCACCGGGCTCCTCCGCGGCCGCTATGGATTCGACGGCGTGGTGTGCACCGACTTCAACTCCCTCAGCGGAATGGAGATCCCCGGCATCGTCCAGCTCCCGCCGCGCAACTGGGGCGTCGAGCACCTCTCCCTCGCCGACCAGGTCCTCCTGCAGCTCGACGCCGGTGTCGACCAGCTCGGTGGCGAGACCCGCCCCGACTGGATCGTCGAAGCCGTCCGCTCCGGCGCCGTCGACGAAGCCCGCATCGACACCTCCGTGCGCCGCATCCTGCGGGACAAGTTCCGTCTCGGTCTCTTCGACGACCCCTACGTCGACGTCGATGCCGCACGCGCCCTGGTCGGCGCACCCGAGACCCGCCGACTGGGCCGCCACGCACAGCAACGCTCCCTCGTCCAGCTCACCGAACGCGCACAGGTCCTGGCGGAACTGCCTTCGCAGCCCGCCCTCTACGTCGAGAACGTCGTCCCCGAGGTCGCCGCCCGGTACGGCCGCCCCGTCGCGCGACCGGAAGAGGCCGACCTCGCGGTGCTGCGGCTGACCGCACCGTACGAGGCCAGGGAAGGGTTCCTGGAGCAGCACTTCCACGCCGGTTCCCTGGAGTTCCCGGCCGCAGAGCTGTCCCGGTTGCAGGCGCTGTGCGAGACCGTTCCCACCGTTCTCGACGTCCACCTCGACCGGCCGGCCGTTCTCACCGGGCTCGACACGGCAGCGGCCCTGCTCGTGGGCAGCTTCGGCGCCGACGACGACCTCGTCCTCGATCTCGCCCTCGGCCGCTCGGTGGCCCGGGGCTCCCTCCCCTTCGACCTCCCCTCCTCGATGCAGGCCATCGAGAACTCCCGCGAAGACGTGCCTTTCGACACTGCCGAACCGCTGTTCCGCTGCGGGCACCGGGCCACTGACTGA
- a CDS encoding TIGR02677 family protein: MVMLEDGDRGSARDRQPVHERNREAAGRAPASSSVGYSPFAHLTAPNAPLYRQVMRTFLAAKERFAVHLRPEDVHAALEAESRPADVEAVTKALDSLVGWGNLRADPDHARVTAVEDFYRRRFIYQLTRAGEAAEAALGAYDEVLGRRGELQAVALHDIVTQLRALLVIAAQDEPDPAKAYLALSVLTTRFTDLADNARAFMGSLQRTIDLHDIEVEAFLAYKDRLIQYLERFIQDLITLGGRIALLIGELEDQGRVGPLLRIAAAREAVDASPDDAEHAEAVAYERWADRWSGLAQWFVSGEGRESQARLLRGRALGSIPQLLAVVRQLNERRAGRSDRSADFRTLARWFAQAPDDAARHRLWRVAFGLYPSRHLTVDGDTLAERTAAPEPPSTPWAGARPLRVSPQLRRTGSYERRGKPRRVADRGEAKRRLAEIAAQQAEEVRAARERLATGGPVRLSRLGELDPVAFQLFLRLLGDALATWRPETTATAATSGDGSMEIRLTALDDGSTAEVRTPDGVFSGPDHLIDIIDLTEEIRFGPPAGLTPASAEATSTEAESAAPVASASAEAEAEAEPASASVGAGTVAGPGEGR, from the coding sequence ATGGTCATGCTGGAGGACGGCGACCGGGGGAGCGCACGGGACCGGCAGCCGGTCCACGAGCGGAACCGGGAGGCGGCCGGCCGGGCCCCCGCTTCGTCCTCCGTCGGCTACAGCCCCTTCGCCCACCTCACCGCCCCCAACGCTCCCCTCTACCGGCAGGTGATGCGCACCTTCCTCGCCGCCAAGGAACGGTTCGCCGTGCACCTGCGGCCGGAGGACGTGCACGCCGCCCTGGAGGCGGAGAGCCGGCCCGCCGATGTCGAGGCGGTGACGAAGGCGCTGGACAGTCTCGTCGGCTGGGGGAACCTGCGGGCCGATCCGGACCACGCGCGGGTGACGGCGGTCGAGGACTTCTACCGCCGGCGGTTCATCTACCAGCTCACACGGGCCGGTGAGGCGGCCGAGGCGGCGCTGGGGGCGTACGACGAGGTGCTGGGGCGGCGCGGGGAGCTCCAGGCGGTCGCGCTGCACGACATTGTCACGCAGCTGCGGGCGCTGCTGGTGATCGCGGCGCAGGACGAACCGGACCCGGCGAAGGCGTACCTCGCCCTGTCCGTGCTGACCACGCGTTTCACCGACCTCGCCGACAACGCCCGTGCCTTCATGGGATCGCTCCAGCGCACCATCGATCTGCACGACATCGAGGTCGAGGCGTTCCTCGCGTACAAGGACCGGCTGATCCAGTACCTGGAGCGGTTCATCCAGGACCTGATCACCCTCGGCGGACGGATCGCCCTGCTGATCGGGGAGCTGGAGGACCAGGGGCGGGTGGGGCCGCTGCTGCGGATCGCCGCCGCCCGGGAGGCCGTCGACGCCTCTCCCGACGACGCCGAGCACGCGGAGGCGGTGGCGTACGAGCGGTGGGCGGACCGGTGGTCCGGGCTCGCGCAGTGGTTCGTCTCGGGGGAGGGGCGGGAGTCGCAGGCCCGGCTGCTGCGGGGGCGCGCACTCGGATCGATTCCACAACTCCTCGCCGTCGTACGGCAGTTGAACGAGCGACGGGCCGGGCGGTCCGACCGTTCGGCCGACTTCCGCACGCTGGCCCGGTGGTTCGCCCAGGCGCCGGACGACGCGGCGCGGCACCGGCTGTGGCGGGTGGCGTTCGGGCTGTATCCGTCCCGGCACCTCACCGTCGACGGCGACACCCTCGCCGAGCGGACGGCCGCGCCCGAGCCGCCCTCGACGCCGTGGGCCGGGGCGCGACCGCTGCGGGTCAGCCCCCAGCTGCGCCGCACCGGCAGCTACGAGCGGCGTGGCAAACCGCGCCGGGTGGCCGACCGGGGAGAGGCGAAGCGCAGGCTCGCCGAGATCGCCGCCCAACAGGCCGAGGAGGTCAGGGCGGCCCGGGAGCGGCTCGCGACGGGCGGGCCGGTGCGGCTGTCCCGGCTGGGGGAACTCGATCCGGTCGCCTTCCAGCTGTTCCTGCGGCTGCTCGGCGACGCCCTCGCCACCTGGCGGCCGGAGACGACGGCCACCGCGGCCACCAGTGGGGACGGCTCCATGGAGATCCGGCTGACCGCGCTCGACGACGGTTCGACGGCCGAGGTGCGCACCCCCGACGGGGTGTTCAGCGGGCCCGACCACCTGATCGACATCATCGACCTCACGGAGGAGATCCGGTTCGGGCCGCCCGCCGGGCTCACACCGGCGTCGGCCGAAGCCACATCCACCGAAGCCGAGTCGGCCGCACCCGTCGCGTCCGCGTCGGCCGAAGCCGAAGCCGAAGCCGAACCCGCATCCGCCTCCGTCGGAGCCGGGACGGTCGCGGGGCCGGGGGAGGGGCGGTGA
- a CDS encoding TIGR02678 family protein → MTGPLAEVLDGQRRADLQRAARALLKEPLLTADGPYADEFRLVRRHQAELREWFERNVGWTLRTDADAARLRKAPGTLTDPTHPAREATRTALPFTRRRYVLLCLALAALERGEAQVALGRLAEQIVLAAADPELVAAGIVFTLERRDERLDLAAVVRLLLRAGVLRRVAGDEEAYISGSGDALYDVRRRVLAGMPASLRGPSLVEAEEFEERLVEMTARTALDSDELRFRAIRWKLTRLLLDDPVLYYDDLTDDELAYLTRQRGFITARIGELTGLVPEVRAEGVAMVDPLDDLTDVRMPEQGTHGHVTLLLAQYLAAAGRPVAPAELARRVRELAAEHGGFWAKSAREPGAEPVLVAQALEKLVALGLAEHTEQGVVPRPALARYAVGEAVVREPAAPPNRPHPPTAPHTNVKDER, encoded by the coding sequence GTGACCGGGCCGCTCGCCGAGGTCCTCGACGGCCAGCGCCGGGCCGACCTGCAACGCGCCGCGCGTGCCCTGCTGAAGGAGCCGCTGCTCACCGCCGACGGGCCGTACGCCGACGAGTTCCGGCTGGTGCGACGGCACCAGGCCGAACTGCGCGAGTGGTTCGAGCGCAACGTCGGCTGGACGCTGCGCACGGACGCCGACGCGGCGCGGCTGCGCAAGGCGCCGGGCACCCTCACCGATCCCACGCATCCGGCCCGGGAGGCCACCCGGACCGCCCTGCCCTTCACCAGGCGCCGTTACGTCCTGCTCTGCCTGGCGCTGGCCGCGCTGGAACGGGGCGAGGCCCAGGTGGCGCTCGGCCGGCTCGCCGAACAGATCGTGCTGGCCGCCGCCGATCCCGAACTCGTCGCCGCCGGGATCGTGTTCACCCTGGAGCGGCGCGACGAACGCCTCGACCTCGCGGCCGTCGTACGACTGCTGCTGCGGGCCGGGGTGCTGCGGCGGGTGGCGGGCGACGAGGAGGCGTACATCAGCGGGTCCGGGGACGCGCTGTACGACGTACGGCGGCGGGTGCTGGCCGGGATGCCGGCGTCCCTGCGCGGCCCCTCCCTCGTCGAGGCCGAGGAGTTCGAGGAACGGCTGGTGGAGATGACGGCGCGGACCGCCCTCGACAGCGACGAGCTGAGGTTCCGTGCGATCCGGTGGAAGCTGACCCGCCTCCTCCTCGACGACCCGGTGCTCTACTACGACGACCTCACCGACGACGAACTGGCCTACCTCACCCGGCAGCGCGGCTTCATCACCGCGCGGATCGGCGAACTGACCGGGCTGGTACCCGAGGTGCGCGCCGAGGGCGTCGCCATGGTGGACCCCCTGGACGACCTCACCGACGTACGCATGCCGGAACAGGGCACGCACGGGCACGTCACCCTCCTGCTCGCCCAGTACCTGGCGGCAGCCGGGCGGCCCGTCGCACCGGCGGAGCTGGCGCGGCGGGTGCGCGAACTCGCCGCCGAACACGGCGGGTTCTGGGCGAAGTCGGCCAGGGAGCCGGGCGCCGAACCCGTACTGGTGGCACAGGCCCTGGAGAAACTGGTGGCCCTGGGGCTCGCCGAGCACACCGAGCAGGGCGTCGTGCCGCGGCCGGCCCTCGCGCGGTACGCGGTCGGCGAAGCAGTCGTCAGGGAACCGGCCGCACCACCGAACCGTCCGCACCCTCCCACCGCACCGCACACGAACGTGAAGGACGAAAGGTGA